Below is a genomic region from Raphanus sativus cultivar WK10039 chromosome 4, ASM80110v3, whole genome shotgun sequence.
TCAGAAGTGCATACAAAAAACCGAAGACCTGCTCGGCATGATGACAGAGGAGAGAAAGCAACGTATCATGTTACTGTCCCAAGCATGTTCAGCGAAATAGGACGACTAAGTGGAAAACCCACGAAGCGGAGACTGACGGAGATTGATCACgctcatttgcaaacatatttgcttaccaactgtgaagatgttctacaatatgagaggtaaaaatatatttttcatttaaattgttatattaattttcaataagttttatttcatatgaataatatctttttatatagtgTTTATATGGCAGAGTTGCGTATGACTTACAGACATGCCACAGAAGAAGAGCTTCAACAACTCAGACATAACGGATTTGCTGCATGGCTTCTTAATTATGTGagtcataacatatatgaaataattaacattttactcatatatatttagtataaaataataaacatttcactcatatatatatatatttattttataggtgactgatggtttggccagaggtTTTGTGTTCGATGATTGGATATGCGAGTTTATGCGGGGACCAAACTATGTGAtcaaatcatatccaaaatattgTACACGAGGATATGCCTTTGCAAAAAAAGGTCATTCTAGGACAACTTATGATGGAggtgtttcctcttcttccggtgACGATGTCTACTACGGCAACATACAAGAAATATTGGAAATCCAGTATCCTGGTATGGTTGGATTGCGGTGTGTAGTATTCTATTGTGATTGGTATGACACCACCCCAGATCGAGGAGTGAAGACTGATGCGTTTGGTGTTACTTCGATTCATTCGCGGAGGAAACTTCAAcattatgatcctttcattcttgcttcgcaagctgatcaggtatgtcaatttaatattcaaaaatataattaacggtttatatattattattaatacctTGAAAAATTGATAGGTGTGCTACATCAGTTACCCTCGGGTTACGCACCGAGACGATCCATGGATCACAGTGACGCAAATCAACCCAAGAGGACGAGTAAACGGACCTTCTGATAATGATCCATTACAACCAAACTCTACCAGCAACGTGAGTGCAGTTGAAGATTTGGCAGAGGTTGAACTCGTTGAGAATTTTAACGAGTTTGGACTTGATGCTGTTGTACACTCGGAGCCAGAAGCTGAGATTGGCGAGTTTGACAAAGATTCTGAAAATTCTACAGATTCTGAAGATTCTGATTAGGACTTATGTTTTCTTAGTTGtatgattagtttttttttaattaacaaaatccgTCGGTATTCCATCGGAATATTCCGATGAAATTCCGACGACTCGTGGTTAATTCAGGGTTTAGCcattcgtcggaattccgtcagaatATTCCGATGGAATTCCGACGGATTTAATAAAATCCGTCGGAATTCCATCGGAACActctgacggaattcc
It encodes:
- the LOC130510959 gene encoding uncharacterized protein LOC130510959, with amino-acid sequence MEHLAIHLARELELGGPVQYRWMYLFERYMHHLKKKKIKNLSKVEGSIIAQVINEETSNFAENYFPSEVHTKNRRPARHDDRGEKATYHVTVPSMFSEIGRLSGKPTKRRLTEIDHAHLQTYLLTNCEDVLQYESVYMAELRMTYRHATEEELQQLRHNGFAAWLLNYVTDGLARGFVFDDWICEFMRGPNYVIKSYPKYCTRGYAFAKKGHSRTTYDGGVSSSSGDDVYYGNIQEILEIQYPGMVGLRCVVFYCDWYDTTPDRGVKTDAFGVTSIHSRRKLQHYDPFILASQADQVCQFNIQKYN